From Endozoicomonas sp. 8E, the proteins below share one genomic window:
- the feoB gene encoding Fe(2+) transporter permease subunit FeoB: MKEHVFAIVGNPNCGKTTLFNSLTGASQHVGNWPGVTVEKRSGRYEHKSQPIEVVDLPGTYCLDVVDDQVSMDERIARDFILAREAQLIVNVVDASNIERNLYLTTQLLDMGLPVIVVLNMMDVARDKGLKINAEKLSKQLGCPVHAMIASRNKGTPGLKDLINQCFVNGVEPAKPQSLGNDLEESVTRLQARVASEIEDRSIARWVSLKLLEGESGFVDQVSQGLMKAAVVARSRLEDAYDAEMDILVANGRYESISLIMQDTVKTSGIVSQGLTERVDRIVLNRLVGLPIFFGVMYLMFMFSVNIGSAFIDFFDILSGTLFVDGVSHLLESIGAPDWIIALLAKGVGGGIQTVSTFIPVIAFLFLFLSLLEDSGYMARAAFVMDRAMRFLGLPGKAFVPMLVGFGCNVPAIMATRTLENQQDRMLTIAMAPFMSCGARLPVYALFAAAFFPGSGQNVVFTLYLTGILAAVITGLMLKKSLFSGEVTTFVMELPNYHRPSVKHVLLRTWSRLKAFLFRAGKAIVLVVMILNTLNSVGTDGSFGHENTRSSVLNKIGQTITPAFAPMGMSEDNWPAAVGLFTGILAKEAVVGTLNSMYTSIAEQENGTEAQAHNFDFMSGFEEAVATIPANLSEVASSLADPLGLSVGDLSNLESVAQDQAVEVSTFGIMQRLFISDAAVVAYLLMILLYTPCVAALGAIYRESGPRWTFFVAGWTFFMGYSVATLYYQLSRITIQPVTSLSWLSIIVLAMALMFLLLRRAGQRVLFTSEDIPAERLRSSTGCH; the protein is encoded by the coding sequence ATGAAGGAACATGTATTTGCGATTGTAGGTAACCCTAATTGCGGCAAAACTACTTTATTTAACAGTTTAACGGGCGCCAGTCAGCATGTAGGTAATTGGCCCGGTGTTACCGTAGAAAAGCGCAGTGGCCGCTATGAGCATAAAAGTCAGCCCATTGAAGTGGTTGACCTGCCTGGTACCTATTGTCTGGATGTGGTCGATGATCAGGTATCGATGGATGAGCGCATTGCCCGTGACTTTATCCTTGCCCGTGAAGCTCAGCTGATCGTCAACGTTGTCGATGCTTCAAATATTGAGCGTAACCTGTATCTGACCACACAGCTGTTGGATATGGGACTCCCCGTGATTGTTGTCCTCAACATGATGGATGTTGCCAGGGACAAAGGTCTCAAGATCAATGCTGAAAAGCTTTCCAAACAGCTCGGTTGCCCTGTTCATGCCATGATAGCCTCCAGAAACAAAGGAACCCCGGGGCTCAAGGATCTTATCAATCAATGCTTTGTTAACGGAGTTGAACCAGCAAAGCCACAATCTCTGGGAAATGATCTGGAAGAGTCTGTTACTCGCCTGCAGGCACGTGTTGCCAGTGAGATCGAAGATCGCTCAATTGCACGCTGGGTGTCGCTTAAATTACTGGAAGGCGAGTCCGGTTTTGTTGATCAGGTTTCTCAGGGTCTGATGAAAGCAGCGGTTGTGGCACGATCCCGGCTTGAGGACGCCTATGATGCAGAGATGGATATCTTAGTGGCAAACGGTCGCTATGAAAGCATCAGCCTCATCATGCAGGATACTGTCAAAACCTCGGGGATTGTAAGTCAAGGTCTCACTGAGCGTGTCGACCGTATTGTCCTGAATCGACTGGTGGGGTTGCCGATTTTTTTTGGCGTTATGTATCTGATGTTTATGTTCTCTGTGAACATAGGCAGTGCTTTTATCGACTTTTTTGACATTCTCTCAGGCACCCTCTTTGTCGATGGTGTGAGCCATCTGCTTGAAAGTATTGGTGCGCCGGACTGGATCATTGCGCTGCTGGCCAAAGGTGTCGGTGGCGGTATTCAGACTGTCTCTACCTTCATACCGGTCATTGCTTTTCTGTTCCTGTTCCTTTCGTTACTGGAGGATTCTGGTTATATGGCCAGAGCCGCTTTTGTCATGGACAGGGCAATGCGTTTTCTGGGTCTCCCCGGAAAGGCTTTTGTTCCTATGCTGGTAGGTTTCGGCTGTAACGTACCGGCCATTATGGCGACCCGGACGCTGGAAAATCAGCAGGACCGGATGCTGACCATTGCCATGGCGCCTTTTATGTCCTGTGGTGCGCGTCTTCCTGTTTATGCGTTATTTGCTGCGGCCTTCTTTCCCGGTTCCGGTCAGAATGTGGTTTTCACACTTTATCTGACGGGTATTTTGGCTGCGGTCATAACGGGTTTGATGCTCAAGAAGAGTTTGTTCAGTGGCGAGGTGACAACTTTTGTTATGGAGTTGCCTAACTATCACAGGCCGTCAGTCAAGCATGTACTGCTCAGAACCTGGAGTCGACTGAAAGCGTTCCTTTTCAGGGCAGGTAAAGCCATAGTTCTTGTAGTAATGATACTCAATACCCTGAACTCTGTAGGAACCGACGGCAGTTTTGGCCATGAAAACACCCGGTCATCTGTGCTCAATAAGATAGGTCAAACCATCACACCTGCTTTTGCTCCCATGGGTATGTCAGAAGATAACTGGCCAGCAGCTGTAGGTCTGTTCACAGGCATTCTGGCAAAAGAGGCGGTGGTTGGCACGCTGAATTCCATGTACACCTCCATCGCTGAGCAGGAGAATGGCACTGAAGCCCAAGCCCATAACTTTGACTTTATGTCTGGCTTTGAGGAGGCTGTGGCAACCATTCCTGCCAATCTTTCAGAGGTGGCATCTTCCCTGGCGGATCCCCTTGGACTCAGTGTTGGGGATTTGAGTAATCTGGAATCAGTAGCACAGGACCAGGCGGTGGAAGTCTCCACCTTCGGGATCATGCAAAGACTGTTCATCAGTGATGCGGCTGTCGTCGCTTATCTCTTGATGATCCTGCTCTACACACCCTGTGTTGCAGCCTTGGGGGCTATTTATCGCGAATCAGGCCCTCGCTGGACATTCTTTGTGGCGGGCTGGACTTTCTTCATGGGATATTCAGTGGCTACTCTTTACTACCAGCTGTCCCGAATCACTATTCAGCCTGTGACATCTCTGTCCTGGCTGTCCATCATAGTACTGGCCATGGCTCTGATGTTTCTGCTACTCAGGAGGGCAGGGCAGAGAGTGCTATTTACTTCAGAAGATATACCCGCTGAAAGACTCAGAAGCTCCACAGGATGCCACTGA
- a CDS encoding FeoA family protein, protein MTVTLGDLRTGEEARVFAFREAGSAYRRKLLAMGLTPGTCFKVCRVAPLGDPIQLQVRGFQLSLRRHEAAAVEVTRL, encoded by the coding sequence ATGACGGTCACTTTAGGGGATCTCCGGACAGGAGAGGAAGCTCGGGTCTTTGCTTTCAGGGAAGCAGGCTCAGCCTATCGTCGTAAGCTTCTGGCCATGGGCCTAACGCCCGGAACCTGTTTTAAAGTATGCCGGGTCGCGCCTCTGGGTGATCCTATTCAGCTCCAGGTTCGCGGATTTCAACTCAGTCTGCGTCGTCACGAAGCGGCAGCCGTTGAAGTGACTCGTCTATGA
- a CDS encoding FeoC-like transcriptional regulator: MLLLIRDFLSEKGICTLAELSQHFEVDPEAMKAMLSHWVRKGKVVEESSGCKQGCVSCGSEQLIVYRWLNSSQYDLIPVFIQSD; this comes from the coding sequence ATGCTGCTATTAATCAGAGATTTTCTGTCAGAAAAAGGTATCTGTACTCTGGCCGAACTGAGTCAGCATTTTGAAGTTGACCCCGAAGCCATGAAGGCCATGCTAAGTCACTGGGTCAGGAAAGGAAAAGTAGTGGAGGAGTCATCTGGCTGCAAACAGGGGTGTGTCAGTTGTGGGTCTGAACAGTTGATTGTCTATCGCTGGTTAAACTCGAGTCAGTACGACCTGATTCCTGTCTTTATTCAGAGTGATTAA